A window of the Cicer arietinum cultivar CDC Frontier isolate Library 1 chromosome 6, Cicar.CDCFrontier_v2.0, whole genome shotgun sequence genome harbors these coding sequences:
- the LOC140920703 gene encoding uncharacterized protein, producing the protein MVLVKEYPHVFSTEIPRLPPVRKVEFFIDLHLGTEPILIALYRMSPLEFNEPNGQIEDFLEKGFTRPSVSPWRALVLNEEEHGEHLRQVLEVLREKQLHVNLSKCQFWQEEVNFLGHVINKEGIDVDPAKIETVIDWKQH; encoded by the exons ATGGTGCTTGTCAAGGAGTACCCACACGTATTTTCAACAGAAATTCCAAGATTACCACCAGTAAGAAAGGTGGAGTTCTTTATTGATCTACACCTAGGAACTGAACCTATTTTGATTGCGCTGTATCGGATGTCGCCATTAGAATTTAATGAGCCCAAtggccaaattgaagattttttGGAGAAAGGATTTACCAGACCAAGTGTGTCACCATGGAGAGCTTTAGTATT gaaTGAGGAAGAACATGGAGAGCATTTGCGTCAAGTTCTTGAagttttacgcgagaagcaattgCATGTCAATCTTTCGAAGTGCCAATTTTGGCAAGAAGAAGTGaacttcttaggacatgtgataaacAAGGAAGGAATCGATGTGGATCCAGCAAAGATTGAGACAGTCATCGATTGGAAACAACATTAG